One window of the Camelus dromedarius isolate mCamDro1 chromosome 15, mCamDro1.pat, whole genome shotgun sequence genome contains the following:
- the DNAAF10 gene encoding dynein axonemal assembly factor 10 encodes MSAFEKPQIIAHIQKGLNYTVFDCKWVPCSAKFVTMGNFARGTGVIQLYEIQHGDLKLLREIEKAKPIKCGTFGATSLQQRYLATGDFAGNLHIWNLEAPEIPVYSVKGHKEIINTIDGVGGLGIGEGAPEIVTGSRDGTVKVWDPRQKDDPVANMEPVQGENRRDCWTVAFGNAYNQEERVVCAGYDNGDIKLFDLRSMSLRWETNIKNGVCSLEFDRKDISMNKLVATSLEGKFHVFDMRTQHPTKGFASVSEKAHKSTVWQVRHLPQNRELFLTAGGAGGLHLWKYEYPIQRSKKDSEGVEMGVAGSVSLLQNVTLSTQPISSLDWSPDKRGLCICSSFDQMVRVLIVTKLQKI; translated from the exons ATGTCGGCCTTCGAGAAGCCTCAGATCATCGCCCATATCCAGAAAGGCCTCAACTACACGGTGTTTGACTGTAAGTGGGTGCCCTGCAGCGCCAAATTTGTGACCATGGGCAACTTCGCCCGGGGCACCGGCGTCATTCAGCTGTACGAGATCCAGCACGGGGACCTAAAGCTGCTTCGGGAG ATCGAAAAGGCCAAACCCATTAAATGTGGAACATTTGGTGCAACATCTTTACAGCAGAGATACTTAGCTACTGGAGATTTTGCTGGAAACCTTCATATATG GAATTTGGAAGCTCCAGAGATCCCAGTCTATTCTGTAAAGGGCCATAAGGAAATTATAAATACTATAGATGGTGTAGGTGGACTGGGAATTGGGGAAGGAGCGCCTGAAATTGTGACTGGCAGCCGAGATG GAACCGTGAAGGTGTGGGACCCGAGGCAAAAAGATGATCCTGTTGCTAATATGGAACCTGTACaaggagaaaacaggagagaCTGCTGGACCGTGGCATTTG GCAATGCTTATAATCAGGAGGAACGTGTTGTCTGTGCTGGCTATGACAACGGAGATATCAAACTGTTTGATCTCAGAAGTATGTCATTGCGGTGGGAGACAAACATAAAAAATGGG GTATGTAGCTTGGAGTTTGACAGAAAAGACATAAGCATGAATAAGTTAGTGGCTACGTCCCTGGAAGGAAAGTTTCACGTTTTTGACATGAGAACACAGCACCCAACCAAAGGCTTCGCTTCTGTTTCAGAAAAG GCTCACAAGTCGACCGTGTGGCAGGTCCGGCACCTGCCGCAGAACAGGGAGCTTTTCCTGACAGCCGGGGGCGCCGGCGGCCTGCACCTCTGGAAGTA TGAATACCCGATTCAGCGGTCAAAGAAAGATTCCGAGGGTGTAGAGATGGGAGTTGCGGGTTCAGTCAGCCTTCTGCAGAATGTTACGTTGTCCACTCAGCCCATCTCAAGTTTGGACTGGAGTCCAGACAAGAGGGGTCTCTGCATCTGTAGTTCATTCGATCAAATGGTAAGAGTGCTGATTGTTACAAAACTCCAGAAAATTTGA